From a region of the Vicinamibacterales bacterium genome:
- a CDS encoding phage baseplate assembly protein V yields MAGAIPSERWYGVHVALVTDNQDPEALGRVRVRLPWAPDAGAGALGKGGLYEGWARTAAMAAGRHRGSWFLPDVGDEVLVAFEAGHPGRPLVVGALWNGQDAPPVTADPANTVKLLRTRGGSEVRFDDVAGDETVRVRTAAGQSIELRTGGGGSVRVTDGHGSALTLRPSGVTVASSAPVTVQGSSIALEASMVQVKAAVLKCDGVIQGTTLVVESVVASTYTPGAGNVW; encoded by the coding sequence GTGGCCGGGGCGATCCCGTCCGAGCGCTGGTACGGCGTGCACGTCGCGCTCGTGACCGACAACCAGGATCCGGAGGCGCTGGGCCGGGTCCGCGTGCGGCTGCCGTGGGCGCCCGATGCCGGGGCGGGCGCGCTCGGGAAGGGCGGTCTGTACGAGGGCTGGGCCCGAACGGCGGCGATGGCCGCGGGCCGGCACCGTGGCTCGTGGTTCCTGCCCGACGTCGGCGACGAGGTGCTCGTGGCGTTCGAGGCCGGGCACCCGGGCCGGCCGCTTGTCGTGGGCGCGCTCTGGAACGGGCAGGACGCGCCGCCCGTCACCGCCGACCCCGCCAACACGGTGAAGCTCCTGCGCACGCGCGGAGGCTCCGAGGTGCGGTTCGACGACGTGGCTGGCGACGAGACGGTCAGGGTGCGGACGGCCGCCGGCCAGTCGATCGAGCTGCGCACGGGCGGCGGGGGATCGGTGCGCGTCACCGACGGCCACGGCAGCGCGCTGACGCTGCGCCCATCGGGCGTGACCGTCGCATCATCGGCGCCGGTGACGGTGCAGGGCAGCTCCATCGCGCTCGAGGCGTCCATGGTCCAGGTGAAGGCCGCCGTCCTGAAGTGCGACGGTGTCATCCAGGGCACGACCCTCGTCGTGGAGAGCGTGGTGGCCTCCACCTATACGCCCGGCGCCGGCAACGTCTGGTAG